TAACGTTTGCATTTAGCCAGGTGACATCAACTAACTAGGTACAGTACGTTGGTTGGCttattagctaacgttagctaggtaacGTTATAAGGCCACCCGCAACTTAATAACAGTGCCTTCAActattcacactccttgactttttccatattttgttgttacacagcctgaatttaaagttCCATTTAAATTTTTACCCggtcatgtcaaagtggaattatgaaATTTGTaccaattaattaaaaatgaaaagcttaaATGTCTTGTTTGAACAAGTTACATCAGTTGCATGGCCTCACCTCTGTGAAATAAGTGTTTACTAGTGgtgtaaaaatattttaaagtactTAAATCGTTTTTTTGGTTCTGtactttatatttttgacaacattcctaaagaaaataatgtacttcttACACCATACATTTTTCCCTCACAACCAAAAGTATTTTGAATACTTAGTAGGACAGGAAATTGGTACAATTAACACAACTTATCAAGACCACATCCCTACTGCCActtatctggcggactcactaaatacAGGCTTTGtatgtaaatgatgttggagtgtgcccctggttacCCGTAAAaggaaaatggtgctgtctggtttgcttaatataaggaattttaaatgatttatacttttacttttgatacttaagtatattttagcagttgcatttacttttgatactcaagtacatttaaaaccaaatagttttagacttttactcaggtagtattttactgggtgactcacttttacctGAGTCATTTTCTACTAAGGTGTACTATTTGTGTACTTTTTCCACAACTGGTGTTTACCATGATTAAATTAGTACCTAATTTTAGTGCGTACTCAGCCCCCACCTGTACTCTCTGTTGACCCATGACTCCGTGGCCAcggcacgcctccaactcagttatcaagtttgcagatgacacaacagtgatagaacctgattaccaacaatgacaagacagcctacagggaggaggagaaggcccTGGCAgaggtgccaggaaaataacttctccctcaacgtcaacaaaagctgatcgtggacttcaggagacagaagagggagtacgcccctatccacatcaacaggaccgCAATGGAGAAgttgaaaagcttcaagttcctcagcgtacacgtcactgacaatctgaaatgcacccacacagacagtgtggtgaagaaggcacaacagcgcctcttcaacctcaggaggctgaagacattCAGAAgaaatactactgcactgttggagctagggaCACAAgcattttacagatgcacaattgataGCATCCTatcaggctgtatcactgcctgctacagcaactgaaatgccttcaaccacagggctctccagagggtggtgcggtctgctcaacgcatcactgggggcacactgtctgacctccaggacacctacagcacccgatgtcacaggaaggccaaaaagatcaaggtcATCAACCACCCaaccatggcctgttcacccctctatcatccacaaggtgaggtcagtacaggtgcatcaaagctgggaccgagagactgaaaaacagcttctatctcaagggcatcagactgttaaatagccatcactagccggctaccacccagttactcaaccctgcaccttagaggctgctgcactgtctacatagacatggaatcactggtcactttaatgtttacatacggTTTTACTCAATTCATATGTATATATGgattatactgtattttagtcaatgccactccaacatgGCTTGTcccaatatttatatatttcttaattccatttaacttttagatgtgtgtgtattattgtgaattgtttgatactactgcactgttggagctagggaCACAAGTATTTTgctatctgctaaatatgtgtatgtgaccaatcagatttgatctctgtaccccacacatacaatgatctttaaggtccctcagtcaagcaaatgaaacacagattcaaccacaaagaccagggagattttccaatgcttcacaaagaagggcacctgttggtagatgggtaaaaataaaaaagcagacattgagtatccctttgagcatggtgaagttattaattacactttggatggtgtatcaatacacccagtcactacaaagatacaggcgtccttcctaactccgtTTCTGGAAAGGAAAGAAACCGCTCAGTGATTTCCcataaggccaatggtgactttaaaacagttcgAGAGTTTAATGGCTTGATGGGAGAGCTGAGGATGGATCCTCACCTGGTTTTCATTGACCATTTTTCTTCCTTTCCCCCCACCATACAGCTGTTCTGTATCCCTTCCTTACTGAGTGCAATCCAACCCCTCACCAACGGCAATGAAATACCAAGTAACATGTCTTTTCACAGATGCCACACTCGAGACGGTACCCGTCCTCAGAAAGGGCCAGCCGGAGCAGTTATCAAGaccgggacagagacagaggacgcAAGCAGAGGCACCGCAGATCGCCCTCTTTTTCCTCTAGCAGTGACCGGGAGAGGGAtcgggacagagacagaaggggacGGGGAAACCGACAGGAGGGAAGCTACGCTCGCTCCAGGAGGTCTGTTTGTATGGCTGTGTTATATTTGTGTACTTGCAAACAAAATAATTGGTACGTAAGCTTTTGTACCTTATGATAGTTTATCTGGTAGAAATGTTTGTTAAACTCTCAATAGGTTCATGTACCAGTATCAAAGGGCTCTGATGGCATTAATTGAATAACGTGTAGACTTGAGTTGGTGGTCAGAGACACCACTGCTCTAACCCATTGTGTTGGGCGCCTCTTTTGCAGCTACGATAATCGCTCGGCAGACCGCAGGCCATACGACCGGCGCTACTGTGAGGGCTACCGCCGCCTGGACCAGAGCCACGAACGAGACCGCGGAAACCGGGAAAGGGAACATGGAGGTGCTCCAGCAGCAGCCGACGGCGGTTACTACGCACGTGACTTCTCACCGAGCATGTGCGACTACCGGAGGGGGCGCGAGAGGGAACGGGAGGAGTCGTACCGAAGGAAGGGCAGCAGGCGTAAGCACAAACGAAGGCGGCGTAGAACCAGGTCCTATAGCCCATCCTCCTCGGTGAGTACAGCCCGGCCCGAGCTTGTCCTTTAACCCTCCCGCTcctttctatctttctcttctcctcgtgtctttctgtctctacttctctatTACCTTCTCTTGTCCACAGCTCCTGGACTTGGTAAGTAGTACAatcttttgttttgtttttgtcagCAGGATTTGAGTAGCTGTTTTGTCTTAGTTAAATCCAGATTTACCTTCTACAGTCTTCTCATAAAATGAGTTGTGTAGTGAGACATTGACTGTTTTTGGACCCACGTGGATAAAGCATCATCCACATTCTCGCCTTCTGCGTTAAGTAGACATAAATGAGAGAGAGGACCATAGGCTGGCATGTATCTATGTATCACTGATGATTTTAATCTTGAACTATCTTTTGCTTGATTGCCTTACCATCCTCTCATTTTATTTGTTTTCTTGGGAAGTACTCTGCTTCGTTTTAAGTGGGCAATATCATAGTTTGATGTAGATATTTTTGGTATTTTCTGAATTGGCTTTTTgttggatgaatggatggatatGCAGGTTGCTTCCTTATTTGTAATAGCACGGGTtaagaggtagagggggagagaagcagaggacaAAATGTGATCTTTGACTTGTTCCCTTGCACTATATCCCTATCGTTATATATTTCCTCACGTGGTGTCATACGAATCGCCCTATGACCACCACACCCACCTACAACCACTACATCAACTACAacatcaccctcctcctccctcctctacctgtgCCGCCTTCCATCGCCGTGGCTACGGCTGCCCCCGAAAACCCCCTGTCCCCTGTCGGTCGTGTCGTGACCTGCTAATGCTGTGGGGGCTGCAAACAGCGGAGTGACAGCCGGACGCGGGCACTGAGTGTGAGGGACGACGAGGAAGGGCACCTGATCTGTCGGAGTGGGGACGTCCTGCAAGAGAGATGTACTCACTGCCACTACTCTATCGTAACCCTTCTCCATATGAGTATTTAAAACCATAGAGCATTCACTGACAGGGGAGTGCCTGATGATGATGCCATGGTAGAATGCTGTTCGCTCTAGCTCAAAAAGCAGGGTGGATAGCACGCAAAAAAAGTTGAGGATATCGGTTTTAGATAAATACTGCTCGTTGTGTTGAGGCTATCTAGCTGTGGTTTTATATCAGAGATATTAGAGTTTTCCCCTAACACAACATTTCCTCAACTTCTTAATTGTCTCTTGCGTTTTAGTTTAAAGTCCAGGtctaaaacattattttttttgtaATACATTAAGTGGGAAAAGCAATTAGGAACGTTTGTTTTGAATAGTTTTGCAACCCTTCATATCTAGCCCTTGCCTTCAAAACTAACATGAGGCCTACCTAGTAAACATCCATAGGGCCTTGTCTGCGGTGTTGCATTTTTGACCTTTGACAGTGTTGCATCTTTTTAATGCTACACTTTATAGAAGTCTTTGTAGTGGTAAATTAAGAGCATGATTTGTATGCTTAAAAAAACACAGTTATTATGATCCATGATCTCATAAAACCCACCCACTTAACATATAGTCTTACCGTTTTCCAGCTCGTATCCCTGGCATGACTTGTATGTTCTTCCAGTCTGAAACCAAATTTATTTGCTTAGTCTGCACATTTACACTTATTTCAGAAGTTTTGCTTGAGTGGATTTTTCAATTACATAGGTTAACCAGTAAACCCTGCTCTAAATTAGGCACACCACCAAAACATCTGTAGGAATATACTTTTGGTTTTCGTTTCCTATAGGCTGCTGGGGGGCACTCAAACATTTTCCCATAATTTGTTCTGGTAGTGTGTGGACCCCGATTATCATAGGTTATCTAGGGCCGTGTAAAAGTAAACATTCCTTTTGGCATCCCATTTGTCCACAACCTGAAAAGGGGGATGGGTGCTAGTATTGAAACGCCTGTCACTTTTTTTTGCCTTGATGTCCCTGCTCCGGTCCACATGTCTAAttcttctcttcccttctttcccactctctttccctgtctctctgtctgtcttccagATGAGATTGTCAGCACTCTGGGGGAAGGCACCTTTGGGAGGGTGATGCAATGTATTGACCATTGTCGGTATGTATGAAAACCGCTCTGACTGTTAGCTGGTGGCCCTTTTTTAAAGTCTCCAGAGTCctctatttttttctttaagtgTTCCCTCTACCTGCATTAGGTGTTTACTATTTACAAATAGTAGTTCTAGAGTTAGAGCCCTCCTTCGGCTGATCCTGTTATTCTATCACGTCGTGGCCGCTTGCTATGGGTGTATTAGCGCCTGCACTTAGGCTCACTATAGACGTCTGTGTGCTTCTCTATGGGTCCTGAGTTTAGGGGGATGGGCAATGATACCCCGTGCAAATTTGTTCCATGCTAATGTCCCTGCCTCTGCCCCCTGAAGCACAATACAGGTTTGAACTTGAACGAGATAAAGCCTAACTTCTTTTTGGTAAAATAACATGTTGCATAATCAACATGCAAGGACAAGGGAATAGAATGTACTCATCACAATACAGTTTGCTTGTATGAAATAAGGTGGAATTTCATGGCTCAACAAGTTTGGACAAATGTATCATGTTAAAGAGGCTGAAAACATTTTTTTCAAAAGCTATCCTTCGGGTATCCATCTTATTTTAGCTACCAAACCTGTGACACCAGGTTCCCAAGCAACAGCACTAACTCAGTTATCTAGATGGACCTAATTTAGGGAATCACAGCTTTGCACAGCAAGGTATTCCCTCATGTGTTTTGTGGCTATATTCATCATGTGGTGTGGTAGTTATGTCTTTGTCATTCATACTGTATTTGTCTTTCAGGGGAGGGGCCGCTGTTGCTCTGAAGATCATAAAAAATGTGGAGAAATACAAGGAAGCAGCTCGTCTGGAGATCAATGTGCTGGAGAGAATCAATGAGAAAGATCCGGAAAACAAACAGTGAGTAGCCTACTACTGACTCAGACCACTACGGTGTATTGTTCATTACCAGGGATTTTTCTCCAATTTAAATACTTTCTCCAAACAGTGTAATTACATTCATTTTCAGGAA
This window of the Oncorhynchus keta strain PuntledgeMale-10-30-2019 chromosome 20, Oket_V2, whole genome shotgun sequence genome carries:
- the LOC118399125 gene encoding dual specificity protein kinase CLK2-like isoform X1 — its product is MPSTTGLSRGWCGLLNASLGAHCLTSRTPTAPDVTGRPKRSRSSTTQPWPVHPSIIHKMPHSRRYPSSERASRSSYQDRDRDRGRKQRHRRSPSFSSSSDRERDRDRDRRGRGNRQEGSYARSRSYDNRSADRRPYDRRYCEGYRRLDQSHERDRGNREREHGGAPAAADGGYYARDFSPSMCDYRRGREREREESYRRKGSRRKHKRRRRRTRSYSPSSSRSDSRTRALSVRDDEEGHLICRSGDVLQERYEIVSTLGEGTFGRVMQCIDHCRGGAAVALKIIKNVEKYKEAARLEINVLERINEKDPENKHLCVQMYDWFDYHGHMCISFELLALSTFDFLKENNYLPYSIAQVRHMAYQLCLSVKFLHDTKLTHTDLKPENILFVNSDFTMTYNVEKKRDERTVKSTDVRVVDFGSATFDHEHHSTIVSTRHYRAPEVILEMGWSQPCDVWSIGCILFEYYLGFTLFQTHDNREHLAMMERILGPVPSRMIRKTRKQKYFYRGRLDWDESSSAGRYVRENCKPLRRYLLSEAEEHHRLFDLIESMLEYEPAKRLALADSLRHPFFESGTAGDAVGGKSWEGNRDISR